From a single Fulvivirga ulvae genomic region:
- a CDS encoding heme exporter protein CcmB, giving the protein MNGVINFIKKEVLLEWRQRYAINGILLYLVSTIFICYLSFNVKANQLNPVTWNALFWIILLFTAINAVAKSFIQEKEGKFLYYYWLIKPQTLIIARICYNAILMLVLAMLGFAMYAVVLGNPIQDPLLFVVNLLMGAISFSSALTMISAIASKANNNQTLMAILGFPVILPMLLMVIKISKNALDGIERSASFDEMLTLLAINLIVGAVSYLLFPYLWRS; this is encoded by the coding sequence TTGAATGGAGTAATAAATTTTATAAAAAAAGAAGTACTCCTGGAGTGGCGTCAGCGCTATGCCATTAATGGTATTCTATTATACTTAGTGAGTACCATTTTTATCTGTTATCTGAGTTTTAATGTCAAAGCCAATCAACTCAATCCGGTTACGTGGAATGCATTGTTTTGGATAATTCTGTTGTTTACAGCCATTAATGCTGTAGCCAAAAGCTTTATTCAGGAAAAAGAGGGAAAGTTCTTATACTACTATTGGCTTATTAAACCACAAACGCTCATCATTGCCAGAATATGCTATAATGCTATTTTAATGCTAGTTTTAGCTATGCTTGGATTTGCAATGTACGCTGTTGTGCTTGGCAATCCAATCCAGGACCCTCTACTTTTTGTAGTAAACTTGCTTATGGGTGCAATTTCCTTTTCTTCGGCGTTAACAATGATCTCTGCAATAGCATCAAAAGCTAATAATAATCAGACGCTAATGGCCATTCTGGGCTTCCCTGTAATTTTGCCGATGTTACTTATGGTTATAAAAATATCAAAAAATGCCCTTGATGGTATCGAAAGAAGTGCAAGCTTTGATGAAATGCTAACTCTGCTGGCAATTAATCTAATAGTCGGGGCGGTTTCTTATCTCTTATTCCCGTATCTTTGGCGCAGCTAA
- the ccsA gene encoding cytochrome c biogenesis protein CcsA: MRKPWWKILTVLLLLYVVVGGLLFEVPRLVILNETIRALYFHVPMWFGMILMLGVSVAYSILYLLRSNRSYDDFAIEFANVGVIFGMLGILTGMLWAQFTWGDWWSGDPKQNGAAIGLLIYFAYFILRGSLDNDEQRARISAVYNIFAFFALIPLLFILPRLTDSLHPGNGGNPGFNAYDLDSRLRMVFYPAVIGWTMLGVWVATLRVRIRKLEQIID, from the coding sequence ATGCGTAAACCGTGGTGGAAAATATTAACGGTTCTACTACTTCTCTATGTTGTTGTAGGCGGACTTTTATTTGAAGTACCAAGATTAGTCATTCTTAATGAGACTATTCGGGCACTATATTTTCACGTACCTATGTGGTTTGGGATGATACTGATGTTAGGGGTATCAGTGGCTTACTCTATTCTTTATCTTTTACGTTCTAATAGGTCGTATGATGATTTTGCCATTGAATTTGCCAATGTTGGTGTGATTTTTGGCATGCTTGGCATACTTACCGGTATGCTATGGGCTCAATTTACCTGGGGAGACTGGTGGAGTGGAGACCCTAAACAGAATGGTGCAGCCATTGGCTTACTTATCTATTTTGCTTATTTCATTCTCAGAGGCTCGCTGGATAATGATGAACAACGGGCTAGAATAAGTGCTGTTTATAATATTTTCGCATTTTTCGCCCTTATCCCCCTTCTATTTATACTTCCCAGACTTACTGATTCGCTCCATCCCGGCAATGGGGGGAATCCTGGATTCAATGCCTATGATCTGGACAGCCGGTTGAGGATGGTTTTTTACCCCGCTGTAATTGGATGGACAATGCTGGGAGTC